The following coding sequences are from one Paenibacillus sp. FSL R5-0912 window:
- a CDS encoding response regulator translates to MYRLLIVDDEEIITDGLYEAFNQLIPDKLDVYKVYSAKAALEWLSRTRIDIVLTDIRMPGMSGLEMSEQIREFWPRSRIVFLTGYSEFDYAYRALQIPGARYLLKTEGFDKIIETVQEVLLEIEQGNQLSELLEQSREQRDSMEIAAQGDYLRHLLQDSQVLCADVQTLSTDFLKLGISLEPGSPVMLILGRLTYPEGTSYMDRSEILTSSRLIWNSHLAEMTRHTWVLDRHGDLLWLLQPLHHAEAVFGGHLSRYLEGTLELIQDSFRQTLGLPVAFTVSGSACAWTEIGRHYERLHRLQQVKIGDGISMVQIDRSGPPEPDGIRETGVRLQQRVENLAAHLDAGRRERFAETLEEITEGIHSSVSVEEAAELYYTAALVLLSHLNRSEYYSLVNEYSKLMRLDEHSSLKEGFYYLEKLASDLFELRSTAEKERSLEVIERICEYIHSHLGEDLSLVRLAELHYFNPSYLSRFFKQEQGINLSEFIDHCRAVKAKELLGNEALKIRDVALYVGYEAPHSFTRFFKKMTGMTPQEFRESMHIKL, encoded by the coding sequence TTGTACAGACTTCTGATCGTTGACGATGAAGAGATTATAACAGACGGCTTATACGAGGCCTTCAATCAGCTTATTCCCGACAAGCTCGATGTCTACAAGGTCTATTCGGCCAAAGCGGCACTGGAGTGGCTCTCCCGCACCCGGATCGATATTGTGCTGACGGATATTCGGATGCCCGGGATGAGCGGACTCGAAATGTCTGAGCAAATCCGTGAATTCTGGCCGCGGTCGAGGATTGTATTCCTGACCGGCTACAGCGAGTTCGATTATGCCTACAGAGCGCTGCAAATTCCCGGTGCCCGTTACCTGCTTAAGACGGAAGGCTTCGACAAGATTATTGAGACGGTGCAGGAGGTGCTGCTGGAGATTGAGCAGGGCAACCAGCTGAGCGAGCTTCTGGAGCAGTCCAGGGAGCAGCGTGATTCGATGGAAATAGCGGCGCAGGGCGATTATCTCCGTCATCTGCTTCAAGATAGCCAAGTCTTGTGTGCGGATGTGCAGACGTTAAGCACGGATTTCCTTAAGCTGGGCATCAGCCTGGAGCCCGGGTCCCCGGTGATGCTGATTCTTGGACGGCTCACGTACCCGGAGGGCACCTCCTACATGGACCGGAGCGAGATTCTGACTTCTTCCCGGCTAATCTGGAATTCCCATCTGGCGGAGATGACCCGGCATACCTGGGTACTGGACAGACACGGGGATCTCTTATGGCTGCTCCAGCCCCTGCATCATGCCGAAGCTGTATTTGGCGGGCATTTGTCGCGGTATCTGGAAGGGACGCTGGAGCTGATCCAGGATTCCTTCCGGCAGACGCTTGGCCTGCCTGTTGCTTTTACGGTCAGCGGCTCGGCCTGCGCCTGGACGGAGATCGGGCGTCACTACGAACGGCTCCACCGTCTGCAGCAGGTGAAGATCGGTGACGGCATCTCCATGGTGCAGATTGACCGGAGCGGCCCGCCGGAGCCGGACGGAATCAGGGAGACGGGGGTCCGGCTCCAGCAGCGGGTGGAGAATCTTGCGGCGCATCTGGATGCCGGCCGGCGGGAGCGGTTCGCAGAGACGCTTGAAGAGATCACGGAAGGCATCCATTCCAGCGTCTCCGTAGAAGAAGCTGCGGAGCTGTATTATACAGCTGCCCTTGTCCTGCTGTCCCATTTGAACCGTTCGGAGTACTATAGCCTTGTCAATGAATATAGCAAGCTGATGCGGCTTGACGAGCATTCGTCCCTGAAGGAGGGCTTCTATTATCTGGAGAAGCTGGCCTCCGATCTCTTTGAGCTTAGAAGCACTGCCGAGAAGGAGCGCTCCTTAGAGGTGATTGAGCGGATCTGCGAGTATATCCACAGCCATCTGGGTGAGGACCTGTCTTTGGTACGGCTGGCCGAGCTTCACTATTTCAACCCGTCGTATCTGTCCCGGTTCTTCAAGCAGGAGCAGGGCATTAATCTGTCGGAGTTCATCGACCATTGCCGGGCGGTGAAGGCGAAGGAGCTGCTGGGGAACGAGGCGCTCAAAATACGTGATGTGGCGCTGTATGTCGGCTATGAGGCTCCTCACTCCTTCACCCGGTTCTTCAAAAAAATGACGGGGATGACTCCCCAGGAATTCAGGGAGTCTATGCATATAAAACTATAA
- a CDS encoding RICIN domain-containing protein: protein MRKRKLNWSIKLLVMMALLLVPMQSGGGTASAWEGTPVSKLHVSGNQLVNGSGQPVLLSGWHQPTGVYWTYQNSNYYLNRNAGNRHAATLEYLKEITDTFTSTSGKYGNSHGWYSNQVRLFIDREDMGDVAAGTYNFAGLQAATQNVIIPYVQYAKTKGLYVTLGLDFTLLDNKATTQANLDKFNQIWGYLASQPALKSADNVMFELVNEPVLSDVNGQWGGNPSQPNFEAFWNSLKNFQNSMISTIRSKGADNVIWAAGLGWDQHYQLTASNPLTDPLNNYGYAVHWYPGYGAYDDFNSLQQIWDSSIKPAADKYPINITETTWFKRQPGDSEYWDLFNGTNAGFGKNTKAIFTAAGNVSIAVHMNGFLLDPGPKSSFADPDGGLMYDGNATRDGMARFIFEWYYERAQFNPWNGIWNGVTNNAKYKLINRASGKAIDVPNGQNTNSLQLQQWPENTAAAQQWTATDMGTYNNVYRLRSVNSSDNKVMDVRNGTKNNGEAIQLMQDLNNTAQQFRLIKLSNGYWSILNVNSNRAVEVTGASSADGAKLQQNLYRGDLHQQWKLVQVN from the coding sequence GTGAGAAAAAGGAAGTTGAACTGGTCCATCAAGCTGCTGGTTATGATGGCGCTGCTGCTGGTTCCTATGCAGTCCGGCGGCGGTACCGCAAGTGCCTGGGAGGGAACTCCCGTGTCCAAGCTCCATGTCAGCGGCAATCAGCTGGTGAACGGCAGCGGGCAGCCTGTACTCCTCAGCGGCTGGCATCAGCCTACCGGAGTCTACTGGACGTATCAGAACAGTAACTATTATCTGAACCGCAACGCAGGGAACCGTCATGCGGCTACCCTGGAGTACCTTAAGGAAATTACGGACACCTTCACCAGCACCTCGGGCAAATACGGCAACAGCCATGGCTGGTATTCGAACCAGGTCCGCTTGTTCATCGACCGGGAGGATATGGGGGATGTGGCTGCAGGAACCTATAACTTCGCGGGTCTTCAGGCGGCCACCCAGAATGTGATTATCCCTTATGTCCAATATGCCAAGACGAAAGGGTTGTATGTCACACTGGGGCTGGATTTCACCCTGCTGGATAACAAGGCGACCACCCAGGCCAATCTGGACAAGTTCAATCAGATCTGGGGTTACCTGGCCTCCCAGCCGGCCCTCAAAAGCGCAGATAATGTGATGTTCGAGCTGGTTAACGAGCCGGTGCTGAGCGATGTGAACGGACAATGGGGCGGAAATCCCTCCCAGCCTAACTTCGAGGCCTTCTGGAATTCACTGAAGAACTTCCAGAACTCCATGATCTCCACGATCCGCAGTAAGGGCGCGGATAATGTGATCTGGGCTGCAGGACTCGGATGGGACCAGCATTACCAGCTGACCGCATCCAATCCGCTTACGGACCCGCTGAACAACTACGGCTATGCCGTACACTGGTATCCGGGCTACGGCGCGTATGACGATTTCAATTCGCTTCAGCAGATCTGGGATAGCAGCATCAAGCCTGCTGCCGATAAGTACCCGATCAATATTACCGAGACCACCTGGTTCAAGAGACAGCCGGGAGACTCCGAATATTGGGATCTGTTCAACGGTACGAACGCAGGCTTCGGCAAGAACACCAAAGCGATCTTCACCGCAGCCGGTAATGTCAGCATTGCCGTCCATATGAACGGCTTCCTGCTGGACCCCGGCCCCAAAAGCTCCTTCGCAGACCCGGACGGCGGACTGATGTATGACGGCAATGCCACCCGGGACGGAATGGCGCGGTTTATCTTCGAATGGTATTATGAGCGGGCGCAGTTCAATCCCTGGAACGGCATATGGAACGGGGTAACCAACAATGCGAAGTATAAGCTGATCAACCGGGCGTCAGGCAAAGCGATTGATGTTCCGAACGGGCAGAATACGAACTCCCTTCAGCTTCAGCAATGGCCGGAGAATACTGCGGCTGCCCAGCAATGGACAGCTACCGATATGGGCACGTACAATAACGTGTACCGGCTGCGCAGTGTGAACTCTTCGGACAACAAAGTGATGGATGTGCGAAACGGAACGAAGAATAACGGCGAAGCCATCCAGCTGATGCAGGATTTGAACAACACTGCCCAGCAGTTCAGACTGATTAAGCTGAGTAACGGGTACTGGAGCATTCTGAACGTGAACAGCAACAGAGCCGTTGAAGTCACAGGAGCCTCCAGTGCGGACGGCGCGAAGCTGCAGCAGAACCTGTACCGCGGCGATCTGCACCAGCAATGGAAGCTGGTTCAGGTGAATTAA
- a CDS encoding glycoside hydrolase family 27 protein: MDKQLVDKQQQLGLTPPMGWNSWNTFTWDINEQLIREAADTLVADGYKAAGYDYIVIDDCWSLKERDKDGKLVADPVKFPRGMKALADYIHSKGLKFGMYSCVGTHTCAGYPGSFEHEFQDAESLAEWGVDFLKYDYCFKPRHMSGELLYKRMSLALKNCGRDILFSACNWGEDNVYQWIRESGAHMYRSTGDIQDSWESIKTLALSQLDKAAYTGAYCHNDLDMLVVGMYGGSNSDFIGSQIGGCTDVEYKTHFSLWSLLGSPLMIGSDIRKANEATKNILLNPDLIAINQDVESRGAYRIKPEPQWFHADDVFMLVKVLSDGDLAIGFFNLSDGQREMSLQFWDFGLPYASSKSLSLYDCWEHKELGVFRERYAPVVAAHDCLIVRAKLV, from the coding sequence ATGGACAAACAACTGGTGGACAAACAGCAACAGCTCGGCTTGACGCCTCCGATGGGCTGGAACTCATGGAACACCTTCACCTGGGATATTAACGAGCAGTTGATCCGGGAGGCCGCCGATACCCTGGTGGCAGACGGTTATAAGGCTGCGGGATATGATTACATTGTCATTGACGACTGCTGGAGTCTGAAAGAACGGGACAAGGATGGCAAGCTGGTCGCTGATCCGGTCAAATTCCCGAGGGGAATGAAGGCGCTTGCAGATTATATTCACTCCAAGGGACTGAAGTTCGGCATGTACTCTTGTGTAGGCACACATACCTGCGCCGGGTATCCGGGGAGCTTCGAGCATGAATTCCAGGATGCGGAATCTCTGGCTGAATGGGGCGTGGATTTTCTTAAGTATGACTATTGCTTCAAGCCCAGACACATGTCGGGAGAGCTGCTGTACAAGCGGATGAGTCTCGCACTGAAGAACTGCGGCAGAGACATTCTGTTCTCCGCGTGCAACTGGGGCGAGGACAACGTCTATCAGTGGATTCGTGAATCCGGCGCTCATATGTACCGCTCTACCGGAGATATCCAGGACAGCTGGGAATCCATCAAGACCCTGGCTCTGTCGCAGCTGGATAAAGCCGCCTACACCGGGGCCTACTGCCATAATGACCTGGATATGTTGGTAGTCGGCATGTACGGAGGCAGCAACAGCGACTTCATCGGCAGTCAGATCGGCGGCTGCACGGATGTGGAGTACAAGACCCACTTCTCACTATGGAGCCTGCTGGGTTCCCCGCTGATGATCGGCAGCGATATCCGCAAGGCCAACGAGGCCACCAAGAATATTCTGTTGAACCCGGATCTGATTGCCATCAATCAGGATGTGGAGAGCCGCGGGGCTTACCGCATCAAGCCGGAACCCCAGTGGTTCCATGCAGATGATGTGTTCATGCTGGTCAAAGTATTGTCGGACGGAGACCTTGCGATCGGCTTCTTCAACCTGAGCGATGGACAAAGAGAAATGTCGCTGCAATTCTGGGATTTCGGACTCCCGTATGCCTCCAGCAAATCGCTGTCCCTGTATGACTGCTGGGAGCATAAAGAGCTTGGTGTATTCAGAGAACGATATGCTCCGGTCGTCGCAGCCCATGATTGTCTGATTGTGCGGGCCAAATTGGTGTAG